A single region of the Maylandia zebra isolate NMK-2024a linkage group LG17, Mzebra_GT3a, whole genome shotgun sequence genome encodes:
- the LOC112436309 gene encoding uncharacterized protein LOC112436309 isoform X2 has product MLHHIYTTTKIKLLDSSPVILTHSQCSCVAGAVMCNHTVALLFQTAHYSQLRVPVVPPVHSCTESEQQWHKPRTVGVRPGPINSMIFTKPVPNRMAQTGVRSGFYRGMVGPLPDPCLFRITEAYAKFNIEDRPLVTTMNMRPDKPLVESAFGLVQEGSVLSYQQPVLTTRYITLHRDAPPTPHLPLEGYDILPSDCVFVCSEEELLHLKSLSVTLEMAHKIEEATREQSTSSEWHQLRRPRVTASRFREVCHVRGQSSAESLAERILKGTRQTADMRRGTEMEPAIAAEYSRLMNVNYSPCGLVIHPIACCIS; this is encoded by the exons ATGCTGCATCATATATACACAACTACGAAG ATTAAGCTTCTGGATTCATCGCCGGTGATACTGACACATAGCCAGTGCTCCTGTGTGGCAGGCGCTGTTATGTGCAATCACACAGTGGCATTGCTCTTCCAAACAGCACACTACTCACAACTCAGAGTGCCGGTTGTCCCCCCTGTGCATAGCTGCACGGAATCTGAACAGCAATGGCACAAGCCACGGACAGTG GGTGTGAGGCCAGGACCCATCAACTCCATGATCTTCACTAAGCCAGTACCAAATAGGATGGCCCAGACTGGAGTACG GAGTGGCTTCTACAGAGGCATGGTGGGTCCGTTACCAGATCCCTGCTTGTTCAGAATAACGGAGGCATATGCAAAATTTAATATTGAGGACAGGCCACTTGTGACCACAATGAACATGAGACCTGACAAGCCCCTTGTGGAAAGTGCCTTTGGGCTGGTGCAGGAGGGCAGTGTTCTGTCATATCAGCAGCCGGTTTTGACAACCCGGTACATCACACTACACCGCGATGCACCACCAACACCGCACTTGCCTCTGGAGGGGTATGACATCTTGCCATcagattgtgtgtttgtgtgctcagAAGAAGAGCTTCTTCATCTGAAAAGCTTGTCTGTAACTCTGGAAATGGCTCACAAAATAGAGGAAGCTACACGTGAGCAAAGCACTTCGTCTGAGTGGCATCAGCTCCGCAGGCCCAGAGTGACTGCCTCTAGGTTTCGGGAGGTGTGTCACGTCAGAGGCCAGAGCTCGGCCGAGTCACTAGCAGAGCGTATATTGAAGGGAACAAGGCAGACAGCAGACATGAGGAGAGGAACTGAGATGGAGCCTGCAATAGCAGCAGAGTATAGTAGGCTAATGAATGTTAACTACTCACCCTGTGGTCTGGTCATTCACCCCATTGCTTGCTGCATCTCCTGA
- the LOC112436309 gene encoding uncharacterized protein LOC112436309 isoform X1 — protein sequence MATFYTRCLQELPKLNITDVHRICRVTTTPASKLDKGFKLYAASYIHNYEVSNKDRLSGEVGVRALCYRSMRRSEAPHRLSIKLLDSSPVILTHSQCSCVAGAVMCNHTVALLFQTAHYSQLRVPVVPPVHSCTESEQQWHKPRTVGVRPGPINSMIFTKPVPNRMAQTGVRSGFYRGMVGPLPDPCLFRITEAYAKFNIEDRPLVTTMNMRPDKPLVESAFGLVQEGSVLSYQQPVLTTRYITLHRDAPPTPHLPLEGYDILPSDCVFVCSEEELLHLKSLSVTLEMAHKIEEATREQSTSSEWHQLRRPRVTASRFREVCHVRGQSSAESLAERILKGTRQTADMRRGTEMEPAIAAEYSRLMNVNYSPCGLVIHPIACCIS from the exons ATGGCGACGTTCTACACTCGATGCCTACAAGAGCTCCCAAAATTGAACATCACCGATGTTCATCGGATTTGCAGAGTGACGACTACCCCCGCCAGCAAATTAGATAAAGGATTTAAGTTATATGCTGCATCATATATACACAACTACGAAG TGTCCAATAAAGACAGGTTGTCAGGGGAGGTCGGTGTGAGAGCCCTGTGCTACAGGTCGATGAGGAGGAGTGAGGCACCACACAGACTAAGT ATTAAGCTTCTGGATTCATCGCCGGTGATACTGACACATAGCCAGTGCTCCTGTGTGGCAGGCGCTGTTATGTGCAATCACACAGTGGCATTGCTCTTCCAAACAGCACACTACTCACAACTCAGAGTGCCGGTTGTCCCCCCTGTGCATAGCTGCACGGAATCTGAACAGCAATGGCACAAGCCACGGACAGTG GGTGTGAGGCCAGGACCCATCAACTCCATGATCTTCACTAAGCCAGTACCAAATAGGATGGCCCAGACTGGAGTACG GAGTGGCTTCTACAGAGGCATGGTGGGTCCGTTACCAGATCCCTGCTTGTTCAGAATAACGGAGGCATATGCAAAATTTAATATTGAGGACAGGCCACTTGTGACCACAATGAACATGAGACCTGACAAGCCCCTTGTGGAAAGTGCCTTTGGGCTGGTGCAGGAGGGCAGTGTTCTGTCATATCAGCAGCCGGTTTTGACAACCCGGTACATCACACTACACCGCGATGCACCACCAACACCGCACTTGCCTCTGGAGGGGTATGACATCTTGCCATcagattgtgtgtttgtgtgctcagAAGAAGAGCTTCTTCATCTGAAAAGCTTGTCTGTAACTCTGGAAATGGCTCACAAAATAGAGGAAGCTACACGTGAGCAAAGCACTTCGTCTGAGTGGCATCAGCTCCGCAGGCCCAGAGTGACTGCCTCTAGGTTTCGGGAGGTGTGTCACGTCAGAGGCCAGAGCTCGGCCGAGTCACTAGCAGAGCGTATATTGAAGGGAACAAGGCAGACAGCAGACATGAGGAGAGGAACTGAGATGGAGCCTGCAATAGCAGCAGAGTATAGTAGGCTAATGAATGTTAACTACTCACCCTGTGGTCTGGTCATTCACCCCATTGCTTGCTGCATCTCCTGA